AGTTGTAACAATACATACTTTTGttactttttgttattattatattttgtcaaatattattaatattttagataTAAGATGTAAGATTTGGAATAAGCATATTCTAAAGAGGAGTTGGAAAGATTATGGCAAATGGCTCTTCAAAAGTTAAGATTTGGGCTCTTTTAAAATCTTTTGAATAAGAAATAGGTTTAAACTTTAAAGGGATTAAGTTGGAATATTTGTTGTTCAAGCATACTACTTCTAAAGCTCCATTTCATAGGCCATCTCcccaaaattatatatatatatatatataatatattatatatatatatatatattttgtataaattaTTATGTTTGTGTGTATAATAATATTGATCTTTTTAATATGTAAATCATATAAACATTTATGTGgtataattttgattaaattataaatttaatcttaataGTTTGTTAAAACCTTCgaaaaaattacattttctaCTTTTTACAAATTTGGGTTTATCTATGATCCAAATCCCATAGAAATGATGCAGACATGTACAACATTATTGATAAAcgatctacttttttttttctttaaagttcAAACCAAATGTGTGGCTATAAATTTTATggctattttaaaatataacaaaattttagaactatcaatgatagacactgatagactgatactgatagacttctatcagtgtctattattgtcacatagacttctatcaatgtcactgatagacactaatagaagtaattgtctatcaacgtctatcattgatagttctaaaattttgctatatcttgtaaatattttcaacagtttaatcatttgaaataattttcctaaattttaagGTTTTTAATCGAGGGTATTACACTGATGATGAGCTATGAAAAATTAATTCGcagagagaaagaaaattgaGAGTAAGCTCCAAATTAGTTTCACTAAAAATGACAAATTCTTTGCCacatgaataaaataataataaatgaagcTCCATGATTGTTACAATTATCCTTGATTTTTCCTATATATTAACTCTAGTGGACCTcaattgataattatttaattatttttttttcaaattaaccttataaatataaatatgacttTGTCCAtcaatcttttaaaaatattttcaaaacctaattaaagcaaaattttgaaaattaaaagagtacacaatttttgtttttgaaaggatcaaaatattttctttgttttttttccaagaAAGGTATCGAAACTAGGAGAGAGTAAACGTAAACTTTAagaatagaaaactaaaaacaaaatggatATCAAATGAGCCGTTgattattaatttaaagaaatgaTTTGTGTTGGCTCTCTTGACTTTAGCAGCAATGGTTCTTCATTAATACAGAGGTGGGGCTTTGAGGGCAGCAAGAAGATTGAACAGCTTCCATAATGGCTCGACATTTCATCATCTCATCCTATATAATTTGGTTCAACACCACATGAAATAATTAGTAATCAATTTGGATAATAGTTCTAAATGATCTGTTCTAACTTAGTTAATTAGAAGATGATATGGTAATTAAGTTGGTGATTAAACTTTGTCAACGTGTGATGCAACTAGGTAGAAGAGAAAGAATATCATAGATTTGTCAATCTATGTTCATCCAATTCTGTAATCATAATTTGTCACATGACAAATTCTTCTTActtcattttagaaatatttatgatttttttttttgtgtattaATTAGAGTGATCTGGGTCCATCCGGGATGCATTTAATTCTTGTTCTAAAAGAAAACATAAGGGTTGTTTGGTAGACAATTCAAATTCTGTTCATGTTTTCAGATTCATTGAGTTAATGAGTCTCGGTTTGGTagacaatttgaattttgttacATTTTCGAAAGTTGTTTTCGAATTATTTGATCtaaatagtgaaaattttgaaaataacatttttatgtcTTAGggtattcaaattttgaatttgaaattttaaaatggtgggtattaaaaaaaagataaaatttaaataaatatagtatttcatttaataaaaaatatatatattacaagataaatattttacaaattttttaacataaatcgagttcataaattaatcaataataatttatattcatTTGAATATTTAGTGAGcaattataattagttttgtagattataaacatataatcaaacacatttttgaacaatttttaaaattgaaactaaatttcTTAATATGCTATTAAACACATTTGTTTTCAAAttgagatttaattttttaaagttattttcatTGAATCATTTGTTTTCAAATTGGTTACCAAACATGCAATCCCAATATACTTTTGATAACTTTAAATGAATGGATCATgttaaaaaaagtcaaatcacATCAACTTAATTGTCATATGTTATCCTTCTAATTAGGGCATCCAATGACGATCCTATTTAAAACCACTTAATATGAAACTCAAAAGagtgtaataaaataaaaaatatgttaGAATTAAAAAGTAAGAAAGAATTGATAGGCCAATTTAATTACCTTATGATGCTGATCGAAGAGGCTCATAAAATATGAAAGAGAAGATTGAGAGGTGATTGGAGGAAGCAAATCTAAACAACACCAAATTGAAGAGATAGCAATGAGACTTGGTTTGAAAGGGATGAGCCTGTAATCCAACACTGCTCCAATAAGCAACTCTTTGATCTTCACCATCAAAACATAATCAGCTTCTTCTCCAATGGAAGACTCCAATAATTTCAGACCCAAAAGTTGGATGTAATAATAAGGTGTTGGACAACTTAGATGCCAATCCAATGCTTCTAGCAATATCATCTCCATTCTTTCAATGCAGCTTTGATCAAACACATGATCCATATAATCCTCCATCTTCAATAATAGTATTATCCAAATCATCAATATTcattacaatatatataatgATTCTTTTAATGATTTGTTTTATGTTCTTAAAGATCAAAAACCACCTAATActaatagatttataaattttttaagaaatatcaATACATATTTAATAGCGATGTTCAACCTTTCGATTTACATCAAACGTTAGAGTAGCCAAAAGGTTTCTTTTAATCTaacttttcataattttttgaatttctaaccaaaattatgattattattattatagaaaaaaggaaaactaattagttcataaaaaaatcatttaaaaagatTTACCTGAATTTCACTTAAAGTTGGAGGATAGGTCTCGTGGAATTTGCTGGCTATGGATAAGCATGCAACAGCCAATAATTCAACCATCCAATCCTTCCATTCCTgccatttcaattatatatattattcttttGCTAATTAAGTAAATACTTTGGTTATTCCTTGTAAAatgaactaattaatttaagataGTTAAggtttattgaattaattagtgTTGAGAATCTAATCTATCTTATAATGAAATGTAATCCATATTTCTTTAATATGACAGACATTCGGGTTAAGAGTTCGGCATGAATCCATCAACAATACCCAAATGGGAAATTTACTTTTTAAGTTTCTCAAACCCATCaacaaaaaatgaagaaatgtGCTTACTTTGGATCTGTTCTTAGATATGAAGCGATCAAGGTAATTTGCAGCAAGAAAAACAGTTCCATATGAGAAATTCCATCGACTTCTACActgaaaaatatttaagaataaaaatgttaaaagaactcatttacttatttatttttttttcttttagatgaAAATCAATGGAAGAAAAACTTGACCTTGATAAGCCATTGAATACATCTAAGCCTCACAAAAACAAGACTTTTACTTTCAAGAAACTCCTTATAATGAGGTTCAGGCATGTAACTCATCTCCTTCTCCATGCACACTGACACGGCCTGCTCGTCTTCTTCCTTCATCGTCGTAGTCATACAAACCGAACCCATGACGCTTTTACCGTAACCACCATGCTTTTCGTTACGAGTCTCAGTTGAACACGAGAGCCAATCCTCATCACAAAGCAAAGCTTCCATATTgggtagaaagaaaaaaaaagaataatagaaGTCGATCGACAATTCGAACGACGAAGTTAAATACCTCTTTTTCTCGAGATATTTCAACAAACTCATAAATGAAAAAGAGAATTATTATAACCTAGCTAACACGCCCGTAAGATCTAGATATATTTACGTCTCATTTGATAACGTATTTTGTTAAggtgatgtttttttttaaagaggtAAATTGATAAGATGTAGATGATCATGAAGGTTGAGAGTGGGAAATTTAAGGAGGAGAAAGCATGTCCCACATGAAAAGGGTAAATGGTTAAGTATGGGATATTTTTGGTCATTTATTTAGGTGAGAGCACGAGGGATATGCTGGTTGAAGCTGAGCCCTtacaaaaccctaaaattgaagtAAATAAGTTCTTTTGGCTCAGAAGGAAAAGCTGTTTTCAACAACTCAACTGCCCTCTCCAACTGGAATCAATTACTTCTTTCCCAATTGCTCATACTTTTTCTTCAATCATTTGAAAATGCATTCGAGTAAATAAGAGTTTACTTTTAATTCAATAACTTAATACTTTTGCTTGTTAGTAATAGTCTAGTTGATTTAGCATGGacatattttagtttaattctTAGAAACTTAAAATTAGATTATATTACAAATTTGTtggagaaagttagaatttattTGAGAAAATACTCCTAAATAGTTTCAATGGTCCTTGTGATATGAATCATCTAGGACAtcaaattatcaattaaattttatataataattttgatgtaattttattgttttctaaatttatcattttcagGACATTTTAAGTAGGGGTATTTTAGTCAATTTTACTATGAACTATGATATGCCATTAGAGTTTTCTTTGGGAGGCTATTAAAACCTTACCTTTAGATTGTTTAGATTAGTTTACGATAAATCAGGTTTTAGTCTTTGTATGTCTTTCAAGATTAATTAGCTAGGAGAGCTTCTTGAATTTGTAATTCATATGTTAAGTTGCATGTCAAGAACATTCATTTTGTGGAGTGTTTGAATCTTAGGACAAAGAACCTATTCTTTGTCTCAAGCGCTTTGATCTTAAGATAATATGTATCTACAATCCAATCTAGAATTGAAATTGTCGCCTTAAGAATTTTAGTGATGGAGAATTAGAAGCTCTCATGCCAAAAGAGTTCTTAATTCCAATTCGTTAAGATTTTCATAACATTTTGTCAAACTATTAAGACAAAATTATTTGAGGATCATAGGATCTAAATTCTAACGTTTTCCTAATCATAGagattactttttttagttttccataagacaaattttgaaaacactcttaaaatgtaaacaacaaaacatagaaACCAATTGATGGAATGAGAGTTTAtaggattaattttcaaataaaaaaattacttgaAAATTAAACACAAGTAAAATGATTGCCAAACAtgacttatattaatttttgaatgattaaaagcatgatttgaagttattttgagtacaataaaagttattttagttatgaaaaaaattattttaaatgataaaacaactaaaaatatttatacataatagcaaaatatcacggTCTATCTGTGATAAACCGTGACAAATAGCGATGAACTACTATTTGTATCTATCTGCATCATGGTAGACATAGATAGTCTATCGCTGTCAATCacagatagactgtgatattttactattatttgtaaatattttggttcattttcctatatttgaaaagaaCCCTTTAGTTATCTCAAACTAAAAATCACCAAAGCTTGCCTTCAAGAGAAGTTATTCTATTCATTAGTAGAAATATCTCAACTACCAAACTATATGGTAAATTACTACTGTTACTGTAATTGAAGAGAGGTTCAACTTGAACAGTGTACTTGTGCATGAGAGTCATTATTTGAGAGTAGGTGAAGTGTGAGTGACCCAGCATTCATCCATAAATGGCTGTTCTCTTTTGCTTTTGCCATTATTGTTCCCACACATACAATCTCAAAACTTCTTACCATATGTAGTACAATATTCCCACAATTTCACATATCTACGTGCACCAAAAAGGAAATTATAAACTTGAGAAACAAACAACAGAACAGAGATAGAATCATTACAACCTGTAGCTTGAGTCTTCAATCCTGCAACTTTTGGgaccaaaattttcataaaccGAACTTGGTACACTGGACCTTTCCCATTAACTTTCATGGCGAGTCTCCAAATGTCGAAGCAAAATCTCGGTATCACTAAGCCCCTGCTTTAACTTCAGTGGTTTGAAGCAGGAAAACCATGGAATTCATATATAGCAATAAGTTAAACCAACCATAATTGTATTAAGGAATTTCCCACCTAGGGTCATTGCAGCACGTACGATGAGAAGCTGAAACCTGATCTTCCCTCGTTTGTGGATTTAAGTTCAAGCTTCTGAAATGGGCTGCAGATTTCATGCAGTAACTTGTTAACTACATTGTTAAAGCAGAGGAAAGCTGTATTTAATCTGTGGTTATAATTAAGATTCATACCTACTATTAGGGTCATAGTAGAAGCCATTGATAGAACCGTCACTACAAGAGAAGCAAACATAATAAAAGCCAGCTATAGTTAACCCACAATCGGTTCCAACATTCACAAAGTATTGCTCTTTCCATCTCTGCAAAGCAACCATAATCCTTGGTCTTAAGAACGTAATAATGTTTATGGACACTGAAACAGTAACTGTAAAAGGAGGTCAGAATACCATAAAGATGCATGGATAATTACTAAGGTCCAAAGATTTTCCGCCATCAACTTCCACCTGGTTCTGGAacagattttttaaaaaaggtaaACGTAAAAAAAACAGACCGTTATCAATGGAGCTAAAAGTACTAAATGAAGGGATGTATTGACTATGGGGTCCTCACCATCAGGGGAGCAAATGACGGAAATTTGGTCCAGTGCCTTATATCATCTTCTGGTCTGAAATATTGTAAAAAAGGACTTAAGAGGTTAAGATTTTTATGTTCTTACCGATATTAAAGTTCACATCAGAAATAAACTTGTTTTCAACAGCTCGATACAAATAAGCTTGGTGATTCTTGttagtttatatattaattacataCGCTGCTTGCCATTTTCCAGTGAAGAAATTATAATTCTTGCCATCCACAATTTCTCCTTCCCAAAAGGTTACTACCTGTCACAATCAGAAAAGccaaacaaattttcaaatgaagCTATAGTAATATCATTCCAAACAAGGCACTAGATAAATTCAGTAGAATCCAGCACCCAAGGTTTTCAAAACATGAATTTAAGCAAGTATAATTTCTCAAATAGAATGGAATCAAGTAATGTAaattgtgtatttttttttttgtattgaagTAATTATAGTTCTAATATAGCTACTAGATCGATATATGAGATGCTTTGTCATtattcattaataaaaaaaattttattttaaccaATTCATCATTGGCTCCATTTACCCCAATCTCTCCCACTTTATTCAGAAGATGACATCTTCTCTTGGCAGTTGCCACTGATGCACGCTATTGAAATATGGAAATGAGCAAAAATCTGACCTCTAAAGGTTGTCTTGGATCTTCTTGTGTAAGTATTGCCatgaaaagaaaagtaaaaaattgaTGGTCTAATGCTACGgcgtttatttatttatttatttcaatctTTCATTCAGTAACAATGAAAGAAAGAGGGCATacacaaaagaaaaaggaaaatggagaAGATTTTTATTATCAATTGGAATAGATATGGAGAGGTTGTTAGTGATATTGTTTTGATGGGCTCACAAAGTGGGATGATAAGAATGTCATCCTCCACCCACGACAAAATCGATCAATGAAAATATTTCCCAGTCTGAGATGGGTACAGAGGTTAAGAATCATTTTTAGTTTGGAAAACATGGAAATGAAAATAAGAAAGAGCCCTTCTTGTTGGGTAAGAAACAGCAATTTTTTTTCAGGTACAGAATATGTAAGAATCATTCTTTAGTTCCCACTCAAGTAAACAATGCGAATGgaaataagagaaaattaattttctctGAACAAGTAAATATAATCATCGTCATACCCATACTGTTTTTTAGCTACTACATTGTGTGGTTTTAGTTGATTAAAATGAGCCAAATGCTTATTGTCAGCACCTACAGagtttttttaaaggaaattcTCAAAAGTACGTTCGTTCTTAAGAGAGGAATGATGAGCAACAATGCAATACATTTCATAAAATCCATCATCAAGCATGTGCAACACATTCTCAAATCAAAGTCAAAGAGGAAAGTACGCTCATTTGCTAAGTTAAAAGGTGCATCTAGTAGTAATGCAAAATGGGTTTATAAAAGAGTATGACAACAATTAAAACAAGCAGGTCGTGTTTCTTGCAGCAGAAGAGAAATATGGAGGTGATTAACAATATGATAGAAACCCCAGCCTTACCATAGGATAACCCAATGAAAAAGAAATGTAGAATCATAACCATAGAGTTCACAcacaatatattaaataagatcAATCAGCCAACGGAAGTCATAAATTGTGGTTATACAAGAAAGTATGCAGAAATCATACTCCATATAGCCACATATGAAAGTAATTAATAAGAGTAGTTTTTAGCTTCGTGTTAAGCATCATAAACAAGTTAATGTTTACACTCAATTTTCACAGAAAACAAACCAAGAGTTTATTTACCGGTGTGTCCGCCATAGGAACATTAAGAGCCTCCATCGTGCCACAGAGGTACCCATGTTCAAGGTCCAATCCCTGTATTCGTACATTCACCCTCCATGCCTCATCCTTTTGATTATTAGAGACATTCTGAGTACCGGAGAAGGCCTGGTACAAAAAATCATGAGGCTACTTGAAGATAATTTCAACTATTATTCAACCTAAATCAACATGGCAAATGGTTGAGTACTGAGTTAACGAAAAAACTGACGAATATGAAACCTGTCCAACACTCAACAGTGTACAAGCTTGAGGAGTGGTCTGCCTAGGATCAGCACCTACCAGCAGCAAAATTATGAATGAGAAACTCGAATCAATTTTCCAAAAGCAacttaagtagggaaaacaGTGACTCTAATGGAATCGCAAGTAAATTCAGTCCAAGAACAAGGCGATAAATTAACCGGAGAAATCGAACAAAAACaggaaaatagaagaaaaaccCTAATTGATACACGTTGATTCATGGATGGATGGATCGGCAGAAGAAAAACCCCAGTTTTCAGAATCGATCAGAGGTGAGAAATATAGGAGAAGGATGGATGATGAAAAGTGGAATTACCTGAAATTTGAGAAGGCGTTGAGCTCTCAACTCGCACCGGCATCGCTTTGCCGCTAAATTTCCGGTGGTTGCAATTAGCGAGCAGTTTAACGGTTATTTATTTAACGTAAAACCGAACCTGGAAGAAGGGACTATCTAAGTGGCTTCTTGGGCGGCCAAAGGGACCAAATGCtagatgaaaatattttaaaattaacctctaacatttttaattagaaatataattttaataatttggcTCAATAGTTCATGGGTGTTCAAATGACCCGACAATCCTGACTATCTAACCCATATTATAAGAGCTGTGTTGGGATAGTTTTAATTTCGAGTTGAGTTGtactttttatgtttatttcgAGTTGGGTCAGATTTGGGttacacttttaaaaatatgggttgacccaactcaacccaaatttctaatattattaaaaaatatatattataacttataactcatatatattgttatgatgtttatttgaagtttgtaatagatatgttggattttgttatttaacatgcattttatgaaattttaattattagcaTGTGTTCTagacaattttaataattttaagttaataaaaaaatgtattagaaaaagaaaagaaaaaataaataacccgTTAGAGTTGGGTTTGGAGTCCCTATTCGAGTCATTCGATAGCCAACCCAACTAATTCGAATTTTttggttggtccaaaaaatctCCTCAACACAACCCAACCCCACCCATAAACACCCCTACATATGATACTTTGtcaagcatatatatatatatatattttaataaaaacatccTTATTAATTTAAGTCATGGGTTCAACTGAAACATATTTCTATTGAAGTTTATGTGGATAAAAAAGTCATTATACCTTGTTGAACTAAAACAAAAATCTTGACTGTTGTTATTTATATAGCTTAATTCATTAACACTAACTCTTATTACTAATTTGAATGCACTTCCATGATTGATGGTTATAtcaattatcattttaaaagttaatgatTCGGCAAATCTTAGACTTTTCTATGTGATTAGAAAATACCTATATTCTTTCATAAGTTACAATATTATCTTCAAGATTTCAAAATATCTTAAAATTACTCTAGATGAAAATTGAGACTTAACAAGCGAATGATATCGTAGTACAGAATCATCTCCAAAAATCTCGATTAGAACAGACATATGCCAAATGTGAATACCACCAGAAGCCACTGACAGAATACTTAGTAAAGAGACTCGATAAataaagaaagcaagaaaacataAATTGTAAAAATCGACACGAAGACTTATGTGATTCACTAACAATATATTAGTTATGTTCACAAGTAGGAGAATGCttagtttattattaaaaagaaatatcagGTAATACAAATTATAGATGGATTAGTAAAACCATATAtcacaatcttttttttttttttgaaagaaaatactTCATCAAGCCTTAAAGGCATTTGAATTACACGTGTGTTTAGTAGCTAAAGAGACAACCCATTTTGGGAAAGAATTACACCAAATACCAGACATTCTAAATCTCCTACGGGCCACTGAATTCAAGTTTCTCTTCACATGAGTAAAGGAAATTTCCATTAAAAATGAAGCAAAATTAAGAATTTTCTCTATCAAACATTCGACTTCACTGAAAGAGAAGGTGAAtggctatgaagcacagatacagatacggctacacgatacggatacgatcggatacgacgattcgtcaatttctaaaaaattaagatatggATATGTCTAATGATacgtcatttttttatatatatttttaaatatatatatttctaaaaaacgaggatattgatacgttgaagatacattttctttttctttaaaaaaaatctaggatgtagataaatttagcatacaaattaataacaatagcacaaaatagaatacaaatactgaaacacaatacaaaaaaacaactaagatgttgaagtacaatagtcaataaaatgcaatagaaaagtgattcatattgtaaagaagaagaagattagaaggagaagtatgaaaataaacgaagaacttcttcattaaattgttgaaaatatccaaatggtttatattttggtggattttgtggggactcaaatgtaaaaatggagattagatgattctagtctaggatTTTgttcgttatttatttatttttccttttagttctAGTCtcaagtagtgagctttttaaataggttgcctagttttagattgggaaagattagatgagttgcttgtattttttctttaaaaaaagtacgcatagaaataaatacatcaaatatgtgtcagatacgtatctggaaaaTATCTAGAAGTATCGATATTTGATACGTGCTTGATACGGAttttttgcctcacatgaagtatctttGCTTCATAGGTGGATGGATTAAGCAAATTGACGGCTACTAAACAATCTGATTCAACACCCTGTCGGAAAGAAGGGTGAAAACCTTCTAGAATAGCTTTCATCTCAGGTATAGCTAGGAATTTCAAACTTCCTGAAGAGTCACGACAGACAATTCCAATTCCTAGCATTGAACGAAGGATTCTCGTGCCAAGCAACATCAACATTTATCTTCATCAGATCAGATGGAGGACGAACCCACGACAATACATTCAAACTCTTCGTAGCAGCAAGGACAAAAAGGTAAGACATCAAGACCTTTTATACTTAAATTACATCTGGTTGGTAATATGTTGTATAGTGCTCTCCAAAGGAAGTGTTTAACTTTTTCATGAGTGTCCATTTTCCAAAGATTCTTCTAAAAGGAAGAGTTTAAATAGGAGTATTCCTCTTCAATTAGACCCTTTATGAAAAGATTGTATCCCCTTTTAACAGTGTATATGCCTGTTTTGCCGTAGTGCCAGATGATTTTGTCTTGGATGTTGTTATTCACAGGAATTTTCTTAATACAATTCACATCATCTTCACATAAAAAGTCTTCCAGCTTCTCAACATTCCAGGATTCCCAAGGAATtataaaatcaacaactttgGAATCGGTCATCAGAGTATTAAAGCAAATGAGTTTGAAAAGTGAAGGTTTTGGCAGCCAAGGATCAGTAAACATCATTACATTTCTTCCATTACCAATTCTAAATATGATATCTTTAGTCAGTAGTTCTCTGCCCCAAATCAAACTTTTCCATATAAAAGAGGAACGATTACCAACCTTAGCTTCCAGGATTGaataattttcataatagatGCTTTTTAAAACCATAGACATAAGAGAATTAGAATCATCTAGCAGCTTCCAAACTTGCTTGGCAATGGGAGCTTGGTTAAAACCTTCCAAATCACGAAAATTCAGTCCTCCTAgagttccttttttttttttttttttttttcaaattttcttttgaataaaGCTAAAGTCAGCACATCTACTTCTTGATAATGAGATGGAAGGCCTAGGTAGTGACCAAGATTGTTAACATAAGAGATCCCCAACAAATTGTTGAGAAATTCAGCCCTGTTTTGACTGATATTTGTAGAGAAGAATGAAGGAAATTAAaaacgaggatttccatgagcagcgaaaggaatcattctaaattccattcaaaTGAACACAAAAAATTACAGTCTTAAAACGAAAACTAGCAGGTCATGcatatacagaaattacaggatgctaaacgatgatacaagggatagaggatgcatacctttgaagaaccattcttcaagattCCCTCGATTAGTCTATAATCATCCAAACGAGCACACGAACGTAATGACTAGAAACACCaacagcatgaacaacaaacAAACCTAATCGAGTCCAACTTGATTCGTGAAcagagtgaggacaccaccacaatggttaccttggtattcttggtgtgagaatccaagagtggtgggttttgtatgatcttggcttgaggaagagactagagaactatgatcgagtagacaatcgagcaagtgagagataagacactgtctatcgtatagacgatgtgctcgattgtttagtaaatggcagcctatcgtatagacttagccactcgatcgtgtagatacGATCaactgaatgactatcgtatagtccaCTCTAAGCGACCACTTAGCTGAttgactatcatatagtccatTCTAAGCGACTGCTTAgctgatcgtttagtctctctttactatcgcttagtaaaacacttttacttgatagcttgtcACTGTGAGAACTTTCTGAATGAAGTAACTCactaaaatttaggaaaac
The nucleotide sequence above comes from Benincasa hispida cultivar B227 chromosome 3, ASM972705v1, whole genome shotgun sequence. Encoded proteins:
- the LOC120072608 gene encoding putative cyclin-D7-1, coding for MSLLKYLEKKRYLTSSFELSIDFYYSFFFFLPNMEALLCDEDWLSCSTETRNEKHGGYGKSVMGSVCMTTTMKEEDEQAVSVCMEKEMSYMPEPHYKEFLESKSLVFVRLRCIQWLIKCRSRWNFSYGTVFLAANYLDRFISKNRSKEWKDWMVELLAVACLSIASKFHETYPPTLSEIQMEDYMDHVFDQSCIERMEMILLEALDWHLSCPTPYYYIQLLGLKLLESSIGEEADYVLMVKIKELLIGAVLDYRLIPFKPSLIAISSIWCCLDLLPPITSQSSLSYFMSLFDQHHKDEMMKCRAIMEAVQSSCCPQSPTSVLMKNHCC
- the LOC120072609 gene encoding glucose-induced degradation protein 4 homolog; protein product: MPVRVESSTPSQISGADPRQTTPQACTLLSVGQAFSGTQNVSNNQKDEAWRVNVRIQGLDLEHGYLCGTMEALNVPMADTPVVTFWEGEIVDGKNYNFFTGKWQAAPEDDIRHWTKFPSFAPLMNQVEVDGGKSLDLSNYPCIFMRWKEQYFVNVGTDCGLTIAGFYYVCFSCSDGSINGFYYDPNSSPFQKLELKSTNEGRSGFSFSSYVLQ